A segment of the Vibrio aquimaris genome:
TTATGTCTGAAGGTAATCGTGGTTCCCAGCTTTGGAGGCACCACCCTTAGCTGCTCAGTAAGTCCACTGCCAACATAAAACTGTATACCGGAATCCAACTGAACTAACAATGCACCGACCATACCTTCTAGTTTACCTTTACCCATTTTATAGCCAACTACGGTTGCTTCAGCGTCATTATACTGTTTCATTTTGAGCAATTGTTCTCCTCTGCCGCTTTGATACTTTTCTTCATACTTTCTCAACATCACACCCTCACCGCCAACCGCATTAATCTGATCGAAGTATGCGCTTAGGTCTTGTTCGGAAGAAATTGGTGTACTCTCTATGAATCTAATATGTTCAACTTGAAGCGAATGAACCAAATGCATAATTCCTGCATACCTGTCCCTATAGCTTGCTGGTGAATCTGGTAAATCAAATAACATAAAGTGTATTTTTCGCCATGCTGTTTCAACGGGTGTTTTGTCTAACACCGTACTTTGAACGACATTGAAATGTCCCCTCCCTGCCCATAACTCTCCCTCTAAAGGATAATCGGGTAACGGCTCTGTAAACCAATCAGGCGGACTTAATTTAAGACCACTGCGAGTTCTTAGATTTTCGCCATCCCAAATGGCTCGGATGCCATCAAGTTTTTCACTCTTCCAATATTGGCTCACATCAACGCCAGAGTCATAGTAACCTGCTAGCATAAGCGGCAAGTGTTTTCGGTCTGTGTCAAAAGAATCTGCTCTACATGGGAATGTCGATAATAAAGCGATGGTGAGATAAGTTAACTTGATATACATATGCCTGACCTTGTTTGAATCCTTAAAGTTTGATTGTTTAACACCAGACATAAATTTCAACGATAACCGTCTATGATTTGAGTAGCTTCAAAGAGAATAACATTCAATAAAACTATCAATTAACCATCATCACTTAGCTCTGGATGTTAATAAGCAAGTTAATTGGTCGAGGTGCCTCTCATAATGAGAAAATTCACTTATCAATACTTCAGGTGTCGAAGCCTTGGTATATCTCTACAAACGCCTAGTCGAGCGTAAGCGCCAAATGCGCATAGAGAACATAACACTGGACAACCGCTTGAAATCGTCAATTTGTTAAGAATTGATAAGGCAATACCTGTGAACTACCGCACTCATTAAACCTATAAGCGAGTACACAGGCAGTAACAAAGGACGTTGGCATGGTTAATTATTTGAAACACATAGCCCTAGATGTATCCAGTGTACTATCGCTGCCTTGGGCCATGTCTTCCCCAAAATATTTAGTCATAAATACTGCCAGCTACTGACATACATAGTCGCTGGTCATACTACCAACTTAATTGGTGGCCTACGTTATTTGTTCGGCTTAGAGTCCACTCGCTGGGCACGAGTTCAATAAAAGGAGCATCCCATGAGTAATGCATCTTCTTTATATGTAACGTGATTGGCAAAGCGTATCTTTGATTTTATCTCTGCCTTGCTTGGACTTATCGTATTATCGCCTGTGATGCCAATTATCGCACTGGCTATAAAACTCGACTCAAAAGGGCCTGTTTTTTACAAACAGCTACGTGTTGGTAAGTCAACGCCCAAGCAAATGATGTTCTTCGAAATCGTTAAGTTCCGCACTATGTATGTGGACGCTGAAACAAGATCAGGCGCGGTATGGGCGACAGAAAACGACCCACGTATAACTAAAGTAGGACGTTTCCTTCGCAAAACCCGCTTAGACGAAATTCCTCAACTGTTTAATGTGGTTCGCGGTGAGATGTCTATCATTGGCCCAAGGCCTGAGCGTCCAAGCTTTTACAATAAGCTAGAGTCTAAAATTCCCTACTTTGCCGACAGAACCTACGGTGTCATGTCAGGTATCACAGGCCTAGCACAAGTCAATCAAGGCTACGACCACAGCTACGCTCTATCACTTC
Coding sequences within it:
- a CDS encoding DNA ligase — encoded protein: MYIKLTYLTIALLSTFPCRADSFDTDRKHLPLMLAGYYDSGVDVSQYWKSEKLDGIRAIWDGENLRTRSGLKLSPPDWFTEPLPDYPLEGELWAGRGHFNVVQSTVLDKTPVETAWRKIHFMLFDLPDSPASYRDRYAGIMHLVHSLQVEHIRFIESTPISSEQDLSAYFDQINAVGGEGVMLRKYEEKYQSGRGEQLLKMKQYNDAEATVVGYKMGKGKLEGMVGALLVQLDSGIQFYVGSGLTEQLRVVPPKLGTTITFRHNGYTHKGIPKFARFLRERVEPTTY
- a CDS encoding sugar transferase; protein product: MAKRIFDFISALLGLIVLSPVMPIIALAIKLDSKGPVFYKQLRVGKSTPKQMMFFEIVKFRTMYVDAETRSGAVWATENDPRITKVGRFLRKTRLDEIPQLFNVVRGEMSIIGPRPERPSFYNKLESKIPYFADRTYGVMSGITGLAQVNQGYDHSYALSLRSLKSWIMMDISIITKTLIVMVDGRGR